One window of Oreochromis niloticus isolate F11D_XX linkage group LG23, O_niloticus_UMD_NMBU, whole genome shotgun sequence genomic DNA carries:
- the ankrd29 gene encoding ankyrin repeat domain-containing protein 29 isoform X2 produces MSFKKETPLANAVFWAARKGNLALLQLLLNSGRVDADCRDSYGTTALMVASYSGHYDCVKELIMQGADINYQRETGSTALFFASQQGHHDVVKLLFEFGASTEFQTKDGGTALTVASQYGHSKVVDTLLKNGANVHDQLNDGATPLFLAAQEGHVTVIRQLLSSGAKVNQAREDGTAPLWMAAQMGHSEVVKVLLLRGADRDADRQDGSTALFKAALKGHNGVIEELLKFSPSLGLLKNGSTALHAAVMSGNLQSVLLLLGANADPTLPNKNSELPADLTKNDRILKVLRPKILNGHS; encoded by the exons ATGTCTTTTAAG AAGGAAACACCCCTGGCTAATGCTGTGTTTTGGGCAGCGAGGAAGGGGAACTTGGCTCTGCTTCAACTGCTACTCAACAGCGGGCGAGTGGACGCAGACTGCAGAGACAGT TATGGAACAACAGCGCTGATGGTGGCATCATACAGCGGCCATTATGACTGTGTTAAAGAGCTTATCATGCAAGGGGCTGATATCAACTACCAAAGAGAG aCAGGTTCTACCGCTTTGTTCTTCGCCTCCCAGCAAGGACACCATGACGTTGTAAAGCTCCTCTTTGAATTCGGTGCCTCCACTGAATTCCAGACAAAG GATGGTGGCACAGCTCTCACTGTCGCGTCTCAGTACGGTCACTCCAAAGTGGTGGACACCCTGCTGAAAAATGGAGCCAATGTTCACGACCAGCTGAAC GATGGTGCCACCCCTCTTTTCCTTGCTGCCCAAGAGGGTCATGTGACTGTGATTCGTCAGTTGCTGTCATCCGGTGCCAAGGTCAACCAAGCAAGGGAG gatggcactGCCCCCCTGTGGATGGCAGCCCAGATGGGTCACAGTGAGGTGGTGAAGGTGCTGCTCTTACGCGGTGCTGATCGGGATGCTGACAGACAA GATGGATCAACAGCGCTGTTCAAAGCAGCGCTGAAAGGCCACAATGGCGTCATCGAGGAACTCCTCAAATTTTCTCCATCACTTGGCCTTCTTAAG AATGGCTCTACTGCCCTTCATGCTGCTGTTATGAGTGGAAATCTTCAATCTGTTCTGCTGCTACTTGGAGCGAATGCTGACCCAACACTACCCAATAAG AATAGTGAACTTCCTGCAGATCTGACAAAGAATGATCGCATCCTTAAGGTTTTACGTCCAAAAATCCTGAATGGACACAGCTGA
- the ankrd29 gene encoding ankyrin repeat domain-containing protein 29 isoform X1 produces MCVHKCAHIPLLPKETPLANAVFWAARKGNLALLQLLLNSGRVDADCRDSYGTTALMVASYSGHYDCVKELIMQGADINYQRETGSTALFFASQQGHHDVVKLLFEFGASTEFQTKDGGTALTVASQYGHSKVVDTLLKNGANVHDQLNDGATPLFLAAQEGHVTVIRQLLSSGAKVNQAREDGTAPLWMAAQMGHSEVVKVLLLRGADRDADRQDGSTALFKAALKGHNGVIEELLKFSPSLGLLKNGSTALHAAVMSGNLQSVLLLLGANADPTLPNKNSELPADLTKNDRILKVLRPKILNGHS; encoded by the exons atgtgtgtgcacaagtGTGCCCACATACCTTTATTACCG AAGGAAACACCCCTGGCTAATGCTGTGTTTTGGGCAGCGAGGAAGGGGAACTTGGCTCTGCTTCAACTGCTACTCAACAGCGGGCGAGTGGACGCAGACTGCAGAGACAGT TATGGAACAACAGCGCTGATGGTGGCATCATACAGCGGCCATTATGACTGTGTTAAAGAGCTTATCATGCAAGGGGCTGATATCAACTACCAAAGAGAG aCAGGTTCTACCGCTTTGTTCTTCGCCTCCCAGCAAGGACACCATGACGTTGTAAAGCTCCTCTTTGAATTCGGTGCCTCCACTGAATTCCAGACAAAG GATGGTGGCACAGCTCTCACTGTCGCGTCTCAGTACGGTCACTCCAAAGTGGTGGACACCCTGCTGAAAAATGGAGCCAATGTTCACGACCAGCTGAAC GATGGTGCCACCCCTCTTTTCCTTGCTGCCCAAGAGGGTCATGTGACTGTGATTCGTCAGTTGCTGTCATCCGGTGCCAAGGTCAACCAAGCAAGGGAG gatggcactGCCCCCCTGTGGATGGCAGCCCAGATGGGTCACAGTGAGGTGGTGAAGGTGCTGCTCTTACGCGGTGCTGATCGGGATGCTGACAGACAA GATGGATCAACAGCGCTGTTCAAAGCAGCGCTGAAAGGCCACAATGGCGTCATCGAGGAACTCCTCAAATTTTCTCCATCACTTGGCCTTCTTAAG AATGGCTCTACTGCCCTTCATGCTGCTGTTATGAGTGGAAATCTTCAATCTGTTCTGCTGCTACTTGGAGCGAATGCTGACCCAACACTACCCAATAAG AATAGTGAACTTCCTGCAGATCTGACAAAGAATGATCGCATCCTTAAGGTTTTACGTCCAAAAATCCTGAATGGACACAGCTGA
- the ankrd29 gene encoding ankyrin repeat domain-containing protein 29 isoform X5, which translates to MCVHKCAHIPLLPKETPLANAVFWAARKGNLALLQLLLNSGRVDADCRDSYGTTALMVASYSGHYDCVKELIMQGADINYQRETGSTALFFASQQGHHDVVKLLFEFGASTEFQTKDGATPLFLAAQEGHVTVIRQLLSSGAKVNQAREDGTAPLWMAAQMGHSEVVKVLLLRGADRDADRQDGSTALFKAALKGHNGVIEELLKFSPSLGLLKNGSTALHAAVMSGNLQSVLLLLGANADPTLPNKNSELPADLTKNDRILKVLRPKILNGHS; encoded by the exons atgtgtgtgcacaagtGTGCCCACATACCTTTATTACCG AAGGAAACACCCCTGGCTAATGCTGTGTTTTGGGCAGCGAGGAAGGGGAACTTGGCTCTGCTTCAACTGCTACTCAACAGCGGGCGAGTGGACGCAGACTGCAGAGACAGT TATGGAACAACAGCGCTGATGGTGGCATCATACAGCGGCCATTATGACTGTGTTAAAGAGCTTATCATGCAAGGGGCTGATATCAACTACCAAAGAGAG aCAGGTTCTACCGCTTTGTTCTTCGCCTCCCAGCAAGGACACCATGACGTTGTAAAGCTCCTCTTTGAATTCGGTGCCTCCACTGAATTCCAGACAAAG GATGGTGCCACCCCTCTTTTCCTTGCTGCCCAAGAGGGTCATGTGACTGTGATTCGTCAGTTGCTGTCATCCGGTGCCAAGGTCAACCAAGCAAGGGAG gatggcactGCCCCCCTGTGGATGGCAGCCCAGATGGGTCACAGTGAGGTGGTGAAGGTGCTGCTCTTACGCGGTGCTGATCGGGATGCTGACAGACAA GATGGATCAACAGCGCTGTTCAAAGCAGCGCTGAAAGGCCACAATGGCGTCATCGAGGAACTCCTCAAATTTTCTCCATCACTTGGCCTTCTTAAG AATGGCTCTACTGCCCTTCATGCTGCTGTTATGAGTGGAAATCTTCAATCTGTTCTGCTGCTACTTGGAGCGAATGCTGACCCAACACTACCCAATAAG AATAGTGAACTTCCTGCAGATCTGACAAAGAATGATCGCATCCTTAAGGTTTTACGTCCAAAAATCCTGAATGGACACAGCTGA
- the ankrd29 gene encoding ankyrin repeat domain-containing protein 29 isoform X3: MDTACCGCSDAHFNHIPPVVGTQKASSLTCGVHVVHYGTTALMVASYSGHYDCVKELIMQGADINYQRETGSTALFFASQQGHHDVVKLLFEFGASTEFQTKDGGTALTVASQYGHSKVVDTLLKNGANVHDQLNDGATPLFLAAQEGHVTVIRQLLSSGAKVNQAREDGTAPLWMAAQMGHSEVVKVLLLRGADRDADRQDGSTALFKAALKGHNGVIEELLKFSPSLGLLKNGSTALHAAVMSGNLQSVLLLLGANADPTLPNKNSELPADLTKNDRILKVLRPKILNGHS, translated from the exons ATGGACACTGCATGCTGTGGCTGCTCAGATGCACACTTTAACCATATTCCACCTGTGGTAGGGACACAGAAAGCTTCGAGCCTTACCTGTGGGGTTCATGTAGTGCAT TATGGAACAACAGCGCTGATGGTGGCATCATACAGCGGCCATTATGACTGTGTTAAAGAGCTTATCATGCAAGGGGCTGATATCAACTACCAAAGAGAG aCAGGTTCTACCGCTTTGTTCTTCGCCTCCCAGCAAGGACACCATGACGTTGTAAAGCTCCTCTTTGAATTCGGTGCCTCCACTGAATTCCAGACAAAG GATGGTGGCACAGCTCTCACTGTCGCGTCTCAGTACGGTCACTCCAAAGTGGTGGACACCCTGCTGAAAAATGGAGCCAATGTTCACGACCAGCTGAAC GATGGTGCCACCCCTCTTTTCCTTGCTGCCCAAGAGGGTCATGTGACTGTGATTCGTCAGTTGCTGTCATCCGGTGCCAAGGTCAACCAAGCAAGGGAG gatggcactGCCCCCCTGTGGATGGCAGCCCAGATGGGTCACAGTGAGGTGGTGAAGGTGCTGCTCTTACGCGGTGCTGATCGGGATGCTGACAGACAA GATGGATCAACAGCGCTGTTCAAAGCAGCGCTGAAAGGCCACAATGGCGTCATCGAGGAACTCCTCAAATTTTCTCCATCACTTGGCCTTCTTAAG AATGGCTCTACTGCCCTTCATGCTGCTGTTATGAGTGGAAATCTTCAATCTGTTCTGCTGCTACTTGGAGCGAATGCTGACCCAACACTACCCAATAAG AATAGTGAACTTCCTGCAGATCTGACAAAGAATGATCGCATCCTTAAGGTTTTACGTCCAAAAATCCTGAATGGACACAGCTGA
- the ankrd29 gene encoding ankyrin repeat domain-containing protein 29 isoform X4 encodes MDTACCGCSDAHFNHIPPVYGTTALMVASYSGHYDCVKELIMQGADINYQRETGSTALFFASQQGHHDVVKLLFEFGASTEFQTKDGGTALTVASQYGHSKVVDTLLKNGANVHDQLNDGATPLFLAAQEGHVTVIRQLLSSGAKVNQAREDGTAPLWMAAQMGHSEVVKVLLLRGADRDADRQDGSTALFKAALKGHNGVIEELLKFSPSLGLLKNGSTALHAAVMSGNLQSVLLLLGANADPTLPNKNSELPADLTKNDRILKVLRPKILNGHS; translated from the exons ATGGACACTGCATGCTGTGGCTGCTCAGATGCACACTTTAACCATATTCCACCTGTG TATGGAACAACAGCGCTGATGGTGGCATCATACAGCGGCCATTATGACTGTGTTAAAGAGCTTATCATGCAAGGGGCTGATATCAACTACCAAAGAGAG aCAGGTTCTACCGCTTTGTTCTTCGCCTCCCAGCAAGGACACCATGACGTTGTAAAGCTCCTCTTTGAATTCGGTGCCTCCACTGAATTCCAGACAAAG GATGGTGGCACAGCTCTCACTGTCGCGTCTCAGTACGGTCACTCCAAAGTGGTGGACACCCTGCTGAAAAATGGAGCCAATGTTCACGACCAGCTGAAC GATGGTGCCACCCCTCTTTTCCTTGCTGCCCAAGAGGGTCATGTGACTGTGATTCGTCAGTTGCTGTCATCCGGTGCCAAGGTCAACCAAGCAAGGGAG gatggcactGCCCCCCTGTGGATGGCAGCCCAGATGGGTCACAGTGAGGTGGTGAAGGTGCTGCTCTTACGCGGTGCTGATCGGGATGCTGACAGACAA GATGGATCAACAGCGCTGTTCAAAGCAGCGCTGAAAGGCCACAATGGCGTCATCGAGGAACTCCTCAAATTTTCTCCATCACTTGGCCTTCTTAAG AATGGCTCTACTGCCCTTCATGCTGCTGTTATGAGTGGAAATCTTCAATCTGTTCTGCTGCTACTTGGAGCGAATGCTGACCCAACACTACCCAATAAG AATAGTGAACTTCCTGCAGATCTGACAAAGAATGATCGCATCCTTAAGGTTTTACGTCCAAAAATCCTGAATGGACACAGCTGA
- the ankrd29 gene encoding ankyrin repeat domain-containing protein 29 isoform X6 has translation MVASYSGHYDCVKELIMQGADINYQRETGSTALFFASQQGHHDVVKLLFEFGASTEFQTKDGGTALTVASQYGHSKVVDTLLKNGANVHDQLNDGATPLFLAAQEGHVTVIRQLLSSGAKVNQAREDGTAPLWMAAQMGHSEVVKVLLLRGADRDADRQDGSTALFKAALKGHNGVIEELLKFSPSLGLLKNGSTALHAAVMSGNLQSVLLLLGANADPTLPNKNSELPADLTKNDRILKVLRPKILNGHS, from the exons ATGGTGGCATCATACAGCGGCCATTATGACTGTGTTAAAGAGCTTATCATGCAAGGGGCTGATATCAACTACCAAAGAGAG aCAGGTTCTACCGCTTTGTTCTTCGCCTCCCAGCAAGGACACCATGACGTTGTAAAGCTCCTCTTTGAATTCGGTGCCTCCACTGAATTCCAGACAAAG GATGGTGGCACAGCTCTCACTGTCGCGTCTCAGTACGGTCACTCCAAAGTGGTGGACACCCTGCTGAAAAATGGAGCCAATGTTCACGACCAGCTGAAC GATGGTGCCACCCCTCTTTTCCTTGCTGCCCAAGAGGGTCATGTGACTGTGATTCGTCAGTTGCTGTCATCCGGTGCCAAGGTCAACCAAGCAAGGGAG gatggcactGCCCCCCTGTGGATGGCAGCCCAGATGGGTCACAGTGAGGTGGTGAAGGTGCTGCTCTTACGCGGTGCTGATCGGGATGCTGACAGACAA GATGGATCAACAGCGCTGTTCAAAGCAGCGCTGAAAGGCCACAATGGCGTCATCGAGGAACTCCTCAAATTTTCTCCATCACTTGGCCTTCTTAAG AATGGCTCTACTGCCCTTCATGCTGCTGTTATGAGTGGAAATCTTCAATCTGTTCTGCTGCTACTTGGAGCGAATGCTGACCCAACACTACCCAATAAG AATAGTGAACTTCCTGCAGATCTGACAAAGAATGATCGCATCCTTAAGGTTTTACGTCCAAAAATCCTGAATGGACACAGCTGA
- the LOC100711005 gene encoding vacuolar protein sorting-associated protein 4B produces the protein MAGSNLQKAIDLASKAAEEDKAKNYEEALRCYQHAVQYFLHVVKYEAQGDRAKQSIRAKCADYLDRAEQLKQYLKKKENAPPAKPVKESGDKGNESDEGEDQEKKKFQNQLSGAIVMEKPNIKWDDVAGLEGAKEALKEAVILPIKFPHLFTGKRTPWRGILLFGPPGTGKSYLAKAVATEANNSTFFSISSSDLVSKWLGESEKLVKNLFSLAREHKPSIIFIDEIDSLCGSRSENESEAARRIKTEFLVQMQGVGNDNDGILVLGATNIPWSLDSAIRRRFEKRIYIPLPEEHARSSMFKLHLGSTPNDLTEADFVTLGKKTDGYSGADISIIVRDALMQPVRKVQTATHFKRVRGSTWNNPGVVVDDLLTPCSPGDPNSVEMTWMEVPGEKLLEPVVSMADMLRSLSNTKPTVNEQDLEKLKKFTEDFGQEG, from the exons ATGGCGGGCAGTAATTTACAG aAAGCTATAGATTTGGCCAGCAAAGCCGCAGAGGAAGACAAGGCCAAAAACTATGAAGAGGCCCTCAGATGTTATCAGCACGCAGTCCAATACTtccttcatgttgtgaagt ATGAGGCCCAAGGCGATCGGGCGAAGCAGAGCATCAGGGCAAAGTGTGCTGACTACCTGGACAGAGCTGAGCAACTTAAGCAATAtctgaagaagaaggagaatGCTCCTCCAGCCAAACCCGTCAAAGAGTCTGGTGACAAAGG GAATGAAAGTGATGAAGGTGAagaccaagaaaaaaagaagttccAAAATCAACTGTCAG GTGCCATTGTTATGGAAAAGCCAAACATAAAGTGGGACGATGTAGCTGGACTCGAAGGAGCCAAAGAAGCCCTTAAAGAAGCTGTTATCCTGCCCATCAAATTCCCACATCTGTTTACAg GCAAGAGAACACCCTGGCGGGGGATCCTTTTGTTTGGGCCTCCAGGAACAGGGAAGTCCTACTTGGCCAAAGCCGTGGCCACAGAAGCTAACAATTCAACCTTCTTCTCAATCTCGTCCTCTGATCTTGTGTCTAAGTGGCTAGGAGAAAGTGAAAA GTTGGTGAAGAACTTGTTCTCTTTAGCCAGAGAACACAAACCATCGATCATTTTCATTGATGAGATCGACTCCCTCTGTGGCTCCAGGAGCGAGAACGAGAGTGAAGCAGCTCGCAGAATCAAGACGGAGTTCCTCGTTCAGATGCAGG GTGTTGGTAATGATAATGACGGAATCCTTGTCCTGGGTGCAACTAATATACCATGGTCGCTGGACTCAGCTATCAGGAGAAg GTTTGAAAAGCGAATCTACATTCCTCTGCCGGAGGAACATGCCCGCTCCTCCATGTTTAAACTGCATCTGGGCTCCACCCCCAATGACCTGACAGAGGCGGATTTCGTGACTCTGGGCAAAAAGACAGATGGCTACTCCGGAGCTGACATCAGTATAATTGTCAGGGACGCCCTGATGCAGCCAGTCAGGAAGGTTCAGACAGCCACCCACTTCAAAAGG GTTCGAGGGTCAACATGGAACAATCCTGGCGTTGTGGTGGATGACCTGCTGACTCCGTGCTCACCTGGAGATCCCAACTCTGTTGAAATGACATGGATGGAGGTCCCTGGAGAGAAACTTCTAGAGCCAGTTGTATCCATG GCTGACATGCTGAGGTCACTAAGCAACACCAAGCCTACGGTGAACGAGCAGGACTtggagaagctgaagaagttTACTGAAGATTTTGGTCAAGAAGGCTAA